A single region of the Raphanus sativus cultivar WK10039 chromosome 1, ASM80110v3, whole genome shotgun sequence genome encodes:
- the LOC108805077 gene encoding photosystem I reaction center subunit V, chloroplastic, with protein MATSASALLTPATTAAFSHQNPNSISFHGLRPLRLGGSSSALPKLSTTSGRRSSSSAVVKAELSPSVVISLSTGLSLFLGRFVFFNFQRENVAKQVPEQNGKTHFEAGDDRAKEYVSLLKSNDPVGFNIVDVLAWGSIGHIVAYYVLATSSNGYDPSFFG; from the coding sequence atGGCGACAAGCGCATCTGCTTTGCTCACTCCCGCAACCACCGCCGCATTCTCCCACCAAAACCCAAACTCCATCTCATTCCACGGCCTCCGTCCTCTCCGCCTCGGTGGCTCCTCCTCCGCCTTACCCAAGCTATCCACCACCTCCGGGAGAAGATCTTCCTCATCCGCCGTCGTGAAAGCCGAGCTCAGCCCATCCGTGGTCATAAGCCTCAGCACCGGTCTCTCCCTCTTCCTAGGCCGGTTCGTCTTCTTCAACTTCCAGAGGGAGAACGTGGCCAAACAGGTGCCGGAGCAGAACGGTAAAACCCACTTCGAAGCCGGAGATGATCGTGCCAAGGAGTACGTTAGCCTCTTGAAGTCGAACGATCCAGTTGGATTCAACATCGTGGATGTTCTTGCTTGGGGTTCTATTGGTCACATCGTTGCTTACTACGTCTTGGCCACCTCTAGCAATGGCTATGATCCTAGCTTCTTTggctga
- the LOC108805062 gene encoding uncharacterized WD repeat-containing protein C2A9.03 → MSNIQPEDPAPYMNHVGDQMQEAHNGLEDDFHGDAWDSDVDEFDYSNNKIGDTSAAQARKGKDIQGIPWGRLIITRDQYRQTRLEQYRNYENVPTSGDSSAKDCMVTQKGALFYDFWRNSRSIKSSIIHFQLRNLVWATSKQDVYLMSNFLVNHYSTLTSRKQEVLNVQGHVSPSEKHPGSLLEGFTKTQVSTLAVKDKFLVAGGFQGEIICKHLDRPGVSFCWRTTYDDNAITNAIEIYNKPSGALHFTASNNDCGLRDFDMERYQLVNYFRFPWPVNHTSLSPDGKLLTIVGDNPEGLLVDPNTGKTLGTVAGHLDFSFASAWHPDGLTFSTGNQDKTCRVWDVRNLSKSVAVLRGKLGAVRSIRYTSDGKYMAMAEPADFVHVYDVSKGYETEQEIDFFGEISGMSFSPDTEALFIGVWDRTYGSLLEYGRHHNYSYLDSYL, encoded by the exons ATGTCGAATATCCAACCTGAGGATCCTGCACCCTACATGAACCATGTTGGTGATCAAATGCAAGAGGCTCATAACGGTTTAGAGGATGATTTTCATGGGGATGCGTGGGACTCTGATGTCGACGAGTTTGACTACTCT AATAACAAAATAGGTGATACTTCAGCTGCTCAAGCTCGGAAAGGGAAAGACATCCAGGGCATTCCTTGGGGCAGGCTCATCATTACCAGAGACCAATACAGACAAACTAGACTTGAACAGTACAGAAACTATGAAAATGTCCCTACTTCTGGTGATTCATCGGCCAAA GATTGCATGGTCACACAGAAAGGGGCCCTTTTCTATGACTTCTGGCGTAACTCAAGATCTATCAAATCAAGTATTATTCATTTCCAG TTGAGAAATTTGGTATGGGCAACATCTAAGCAAGATGTCTACCTTATGTCAAACTTTTTGGTGAACCACTATTCTACTTTGACATCTCGAAAGCAAGAGGTTCTCAATGTTCAAGGTCATGTTTCCCCTTCCGAG AAACATCCTGGAAGTTTGTTGGAGGGATTTACAAAGACTCAAGTGAGTACACTTGCTGTGAAAGATAAATTTTTAGTTGCTGGCGGATTCCAAGGAGAAATTATATGCAAG CATCTTGATAGACCTGGTGTGAGCTTTTGCTGGAGGACAACTTATGATGATAATGCTATCACTAATGCTATTGAGATCTATAACAAACCCAG TGGTGCGCTTCATTTCACAGCCTCAAATAATGATTGTGGACTCAGAGATTTTGATATGGAGAGATATCAGCTTGTTAACTATTTTCGCTTTCCTTGGCCAGTCAAT CACACATCTCTGAGTCCTGATGGTAAACTATTGACGATTGTGGGAGACAACCCCGAGGGCCTTCTCGTAGACCCCAACACTGGAAAG ACACTGGGAACGGTAGCAGGACATTTGGACTTCTCCTTTGCATCGGCATGGCACCCGGATGGTCTCACATTCTCCACAGGTAACCAAGACAAGACCTGCCGGGTTTGGGACGTTCGTAACCTCTCTAAATCCGTTGCTGTCCTGAGGGGTAAGCTTGGTGCAGTCCGTTCCATCCGCTACACATCTGATGGGAAGTACATGGCCATGGCTGAGCCGGCTGACTTTGTCCATGTCTACGATGTCTCAAAAGGGTATGAAACAGAGCAAGAGATTGATTTCTTTGGGGAGATCTCGGGAATGTCCTTCAGCCCTGACACGGAAGCGCTCTTCATCGGTGTTTGGGACCGCACTTACGGCAGTCTCCTTGAGTATGGTCGGCACCACAACTACTCCTACCTTGATTCGTATCTATAA